A stretch of the Thalassotalea euphylliae genome encodes the following:
- the recN gene encoding DNA repair protein RecN yields the protein MLLQLTIQNFAIVKALDIDWQQGMTTITGETGAGKSIAIDALGLCLGERATTNTVRPGAKKADLAATFDVTNNTLAQQWLASQELQQSQPDSDSTNGTVEAQECILRRVISAEGRSRAFINGSQVPLAQLKELGQLLINIHGQHDHQLIIKPNEQRKMLDAFAGHDDLIDNVKHYYQSYRKQVAELEALELSQQQREAKKQLLQYQVQELDEFSLQADEFQTLEADFKRFSHSQQILSDTMESLHILSQNEQFNALDALQKCHDTLSTLAHYDSELANIAAIINDAVVQLEEANNDLRHYHDRLELDPQAFSMIEERYSQAIQLAKKHQVAPEQLPDYHQQLALELNGLTGDETRLAGLADEIEQTKQRYFEAAQVLTDSRMSAAKNLSSKVTTSIQTLNMPHGQFDVAITPLSSDKPSAQGQDEVLFVVSINPGQSLEAMHKVASGGELSRISLAMQVILADKVVSPTLIFDEVDVGISGPTAAMVGAKLQQLAQNTQVICVTHLPQVACKGHQQLFVAKLTDGEHTETSVTELSEGARVKEIARLLAGNTITESSLANAQELLAG from the coding sequence ATGCTGTTACAACTGACCATTCAAAATTTTGCCATTGTCAAAGCTCTGGATATCGACTGGCAACAAGGCATGACCACCATTACTGGTGAAACCGGAGCAGGTAAATCTATCGCGATAGATGCACTTGGCCTTTGTTTAGGTGAGCGCGCAACCACAAATACGGTAAGGCCAGGGGCAAAAAAAGCAGATTTAGCCGCCACGTTTGATGTCACCAACAACACGCTTGCGCAGCAATGGTTAGCAAGTCAGGAGCTACAGCAAAGTCAACCAGATAGCGATTCAACAAACGGCACTGTTGAAGCACAAGAATGTATTCTTCGCCGTGTAATTTCTGCCGAAGGTCGCTCTCGTGCCTTTATCAATGGCAGCCAAGTACCACTGGCACAATTAAAAGAGCTTGGCCAGTTACTGATCAATATTCATGGTCAACACGACCATCAACTTATCATTAAACCCAATGAGCAGCGCAAAATGCTAGATGCGTTTGCGGGTCATGATGATCTTATCGACAACGTTAAGCACTATTATCAAAGCTATCGCAAACAAGTGGCAGAGTTAGAAGCGCTAGAGCTTAGCCAGCAACAGCGCGAAGCCAAAAAACAGTTATTGCAGTACCAAGTGCAAGAGTTGGATGAGTTTTCGTTGCAAGCTGATGAGTTTCAAACACTTGAAGCCGACTTCAAACGCTTTAGCCATAGCCAGCAGATATTGTCTGACACCATGGAGTCACTGCACATTCTTTCGCAAAATGAACAGTTTAATGCGCTAGATGCACTGCAAAAATGTCACGATACCTTATCAACACTCGCTCATTACGATAGCGAACTCGCTAATATCGCCGCCATCATCAATGATGCGGTAGTGCAACTTGAAGAAGCCAATAACGATTTACGCCACTATCACGATCGCCTAGAGCTAGACCCTCAAGCTTTTAGCATGATTGAGGAGCGTTACTCACAAGCCATTCAATTGGCGAAAAAACACCAAGTCGCACCAGAGCAATTACCAGATTACCACCAACAATTAGCGTTAGAGCTGAACGGCTTAACGGGTGATGAAACTCGCCTAGCAGGGCTTGCTGATGAAATAGAGCAAACCAAGCAGCGTTATTTTGAGGCCGCGCAAGTACTTACCGATTCACGTATGTCGGCGGCGAAAAACCTTAGCAGCAAGGTAACCACCAGTATTCAAACGTTAAATATGCCGCACGGTCAGTTTGATGTCGCGATTACGCCACTTTCGTCAGATAAGCCAAGTGCTCAAGGGCAAGACGAGGTTTTATTCGTTGTCAGTATTAACCCAGGACAAAGCTTAGAAGCCATGCACAAGGTCGCCTCAGGTGGTGAGCTTTCGCGTATTAGCCTTGCCATGCAAGTTATCCTTGCCGACAAAGTGGTTTCACCTACCCTTATTTTCGATGAAGTGGATGTTGGTATTAGTGGCCCCACAGCGGCAATGGTAGGAGCAAAGCTGCAACAACTAGCGCAAAATACGCAAGTGATTTGTGTCACTCACTTACCGCAAGTGGCATGCAAAGGGCACCAACAGTTATTCGTGGCGAAATTAACCGATGGTGAGCATACCGAAACCAGCGTTACGGAACTTAGTGAGGGTGCGCGCGTCAAAGAAATTGCCCGCTTATTAGCAGGCAACACCATTACCGAGAGCAGCTTAGCGAATGCTCAAGAATTATTGGCAGGATAA
- a CDS encoding outer membrane protein assembly factor BamE, giving the protein MLARSIILALALTTSACSSWVYRIDIPQGNYLEQKDIDRLQVGMTKEQVKFILGSPVVIDSFEQDTWHYVYQFKSGRNSDFDARKDFIVKFVDNKLVSAEGDFELSENFNTPYDS; this is encoded by the coding sequence ATGTTAGCAAGAAGCATAATTTTAGCGCTTGCGCTGACCACCAGCGCATGCTCAAGTTGGGTATATCGTATTGATATCCCTCAAGGTAACTACCTTGAACAAAAAGATATTGACCGCTTACAAGTGGGCATGACCAAAGAACAAGTAAAATTTATTTTAGGTAGCCCAGTGGTGATTGACTCATTCGAGCAAGACACTTGGCACTATGTTTATCAATTCAAGTCTGGCAGAAATTCGGACTTTGATGCGCGTAAAGACTTTATCGTTAAGTTTGTTGACAACAAGCTAGTGTCTGCTGAAGGTGATTTTGAACTTTCAGAGAACTTCAACACACCATACGATAGCTAG
- the nadK gene encoding NAD(+) kinase: MSQLYKTVGLIGKPNHEGASATISTLHQYLIENNYQVLVERSVASAIDADCEPNIQSLTDIGEQADLAIVVGGDGYMLGAARVLSGYSIGVIGVNRGNLGFLTDLSPQDVIPPLEAILRGESRSEQRFIIEAEVYRHGKLKSSNSAVNEAVLHAGKVANMIEFEVYIDDSFMFSQRSDGLIVSTPTGSTAYSMSAGGPILTPNLNALSLVPMFPHTLTSRPIVVDGDSEIKLILANDNHENLQVSCDGHVILAVMPGDQVIIKKSPYTLRLIHPLDHSYFNVLRNKLSWGNKLY, from the coding sequence AATCACGAAGGCGCCAGCGCGACCATCTCAACACTGCACCAGTATTTAATTGAAAATAACTACCAAGTATTAGTTGAGCGCTCGGTCGCATCCGCTATTGACGCAGACTGCGAACCGAATATTCAATCGCTCACCGATATTGGCGAACAGGCTGATCTTGCAATTGTCGTTGGTGGTGATGGTTACATGCTCGGCGCAGCGCGTGTGTTATCTGGCTACAGCATAGGTGTTATTGGCGTTAACCGTGGCAACTTAGGTTTCTTGACCGACTTATCACCGCAAGACGTTATTCCGCCGTTAGAGGCAATATTGCGCGGTGAGTCACGCTCAGAGCAGCGCTTTATTATTGAAGCCGAAGTGTATCGCCACGGTAAACTGAAAAGTTCTAATAGTGCTGTCAACGAAGCGGTGCTGCACGCGGGTAAAGTTGCTAACATGATTGAGTTTGAAGTCTACATTGACGACAGCTTTATGTTTAGCCAGCGCTCCGATGGTTTAATTGTCTCCACGCCAACAGGTTCAACCGCTTATTCCATGTCGGCAGGCGGGCCAATTTTAACACCTAACCTAAATGCCCTATCGCTGGTGCCTATGTTCCCACACACCTTAACCAGCCGCCCGATTGTGGTAGATGGTGACAGCGAAATTAAGTTAATTCTCGCTAACGATAATCACGAGAATTTACAAGTTAGCTGTGATGGCCACGTTATTTTAGCGGTCATGCCAGGTGATCAGGTAATTATCAAGAAAAGCCCTTATACCCTGCGCCTTATTCACCCACTGGATCACAGTTACTTCAACGTACTTAGAAACAAACTAAGCTGGGGCAATAAACTTTATTAG
- a CDS encoding glutathione S-transferase family protein has product MPSILGVPPSPYVRKVILAHEHKNMPYEVKMMMPGSDDEAFRAASPLGKVPVYVTDDGFSFADSSVMIAYLEKTNSTNSLYPDDANDYAKALWLEEYADTKLTEVTAALYFQRVVGPAFFNHTTDAERCQEVINELIPPQLAYLESQLTGDFFVGDKLSIADVCIGGALVNLLHADYELDAASYPKLTAFQQRFFTIPMVKQCIESEQQMFAGAKS; this is encoded by the coding sequence ATGCCTTCAATTCTTGGTGTGCCACCTTCACCTTATGTTCGTAAAGTGATTTTGGCGCATGAACACAAAAATATGCCATATGAAGTAAAAATGATGATGCCAGGCTCTGACGATGAGGCGTTTAGAGCCGCTAGCCCGCTTGGCAAAGTGCCAGTCTACGTGACTGATGATGGTTTTAGCTTTGCTGACTCGTCTGTGATGATTGCTTACCTTGAAAAGACGAATAGCACTAACTCATTGTATCCTGATGATGCCAATGACTATGCTAAAGCCTTGTGGCTTGAAGAGTACGCCGACACTAAACTAACCGAAGTTACTGCCGCGCTTTATTTCCAGCGTGTTGTTGGTCCAGCTTTTTTCAATCACACAACGGATGCTGAGCGCTGTCAGGAGGTGATTAATGAGTTAATTCCGCCTCAGCTAGCTTATTTAGAGTCGCAGCTTACAGGTGACTTTTTTGTCGGTGATAAATTGAGTATTGCTGATGTTTGTATTGGTGGTGCGTTAGTGAATCTGCTTCATGCTGATTATGAGCTTGACGCTGCTAGCTACCCGAAACTTACTGCATTCCAGCAGCGTTTCTTCACTATTCCTATGGTGAAGCAGTGTATTGAAAGCGAACAACAAATGTTTGCTGGTGCAAAATCATAG